CCTGATGCTGTGAACATCCGCGAGGGTTCCTTGGCGACCCAGCAGGACTCTGAGTTCTACTTCCTGTTCCAGAAGGTCAGGGTCCGCCCAGCGGACTTTGATGCCATAACCATCCCCAAGGTCCGGAGACAATGCGGATTCCGGCCGGTCTGTTCGACAGACAAGTGCGCCTCTCCCCAGCGGGCCCGGATCCGCAGCCTCACGAAGGTACCCGCCACCTCCCGGGCCACGTTGATCCTGAACTCCATTGGGAGCATCAGCAAGTTGAGATCGCAGCTTTTCATGCTGCACTCGGGGAGCAGCGGGGAGCGGAGCCAGTGCGGCGACCCCGGGGGGGTGCTGGGGAAATTTCAGCACTTCTCTCTGGGTGCGTGTCATCGCGGGAGCGACGCTGGTGTCACCACTCCTGCGCCGAAGAGGCCATGCGATCGGCCGGTGACCAAGCATCGGCGGAAGACCGTTCACACTGTCCTCCCCgacctggagctggaggaggagctCCAGCGGTTTTCAGTCGAGGTGCAGCAAAGTGCCACCAGCCGCCGGCACTGCAAGTCCGAGTCTGACCTGGACCCAGATCTGTATCGACATTTGACCTTGGGTCTCCGAGCCCTCTCGCCTGAGCAAAAACCGGCTCTCAAAAAGCACAAAGTGGAGCAGGAAGGGCACGTCCTCCGAGATTCGATAGAGAACCCACACATCACACCAACTGGGTAAGCTCCTTGAATTTAAAATTGCCATGGCCTCGCTATACATGAAACCCGGCTAGGAATCATCCTCGAGTTTTAGCATCTCGTGTTGAAGTGAGACCTCTTTGACCAAGAGTGGTGGGGACGTGAAACACGCTACCACAGGGCACGGTTGGTGGGGACGTGAAACCCGCTACCACAGGGCACGGTTGGTGGGGACGTGAAACACGCTACCACAGGGCACGGTTGGTGGGGACGTGAAACCCGCTACCACAGGGCGTGGTTGGTGGGGACGTGAAACACGCTACCACAGGGCACGGTTGAAGTTAATAGTGTGGATACATTTGCGGGAACAAGAGGGAGAAGGGGAAGAGAGGATTACGGTAACAAATTTACATGGGGAAAGATGGGAGGCGGCTCGAGTAAAGccaagtcgccattgtcccagcaACCATTGGCTGCTTGACCCTTTTGAGGgcaaagagctgactggtggtgaattaacctgaggatcaccacacgaggggcaaggttgagaaggcggggcctgtgaatgacctcagccggtgcgggaattgaacccgcgccgttggcctcgctcggcatcacgaaccagctgtgcaGCGGAGCATAAACTCCAGCCgatactggatgggctgaatggtttgttCATGTGCCGTGTCTCCCGTGTGATGGTTTGGATGTGTTTCATCAAGGTAAATGTTTGTTAATTATGCCCAAAggtgggcagcacgttggcacagtggttagcacgtgtggagtttgcacattctccccgtgttggcgtgggtctcaccccacaacccaaagatgtgcagggtaggtggattggccgcgctaaattgccccttaattggaaaaaaatgaattgggtattatttttttttaaaagatgagcaggataggtggattggccacagtaaattgcccctttaattgggggaaaaagaattgggtactctaaatttatgacaaGAAAAGAAAATGTCCAAAGATGCCCAggttgtgtggattggccatgctgaattgccccttaggtaATGAGGAGTGTGGAGATAAGTGTAGCGATAAGTCTTTACATACAAGTGTTTTACAGCAGGGATTGTGAGACCAGAGGGAACACTTAAACATTCTGGCGAGAAGCTGCTGGCGCAGTtaacgggcagtgggattagttttggattactCTTTAACAGAGTTACCGCAGATGTGCCTGATGGATGAATGACTTCCTTCCGTGCTGCATTCAAATGGAGAGTTCAAAATTGGCTTCCAATCATCGATGGTTacagcgcagaagtaggccattgggcccatcgagcttGTGCAGCTCCCTACATTTAGCTCCTCACACGGTTCCCCTTTCTCTGTTGTCCTGCAAGGTTCCCTTTAGATGTTTATCTAGTTTCCCTTTGAAAACCACAATTGGTTCTAAGATGCTGAGATATGGTCCCAAAGTTTACTATCTGCAATGCTAGCCTTCTCTATAAAGATTTTTGCCGTTCGTTTTAACTGTCAGAGTTGTGCATTGCTGTGTGCAGAAAACCCTAGCTACTCATTGCACAAAATGTTGTGCGAAGTAAAATGAAATGTCGGCATGGCGGAATTAATGTTCGAGGCGGGATGGTCAGCTTGTATTAActgagcagggtagcacagtggttaacactgttgcttcaagcgccagggtcccaggttcgttcccagcttgggtcactgtctgtgcggagtctgcatgttctccgcacgttctccccgtgtctgcgtgggtttagagAATTTACAATGAACTCTGCACATTCATCTGCAACTGCTAGGGAAAGCAAAGGGTAATTAGGTTAATTGATTGGCTGAAAGACGTGAATTGCTGCATATGATTTGTTCTTCCGAGCACTCGGGAGCTGGTAAGATAGTTGGAATTGTATTGGGTGAGCGAGTGGTTTGGTGTTTGAGAGGCGAGATCAGTACCGATGGAGAATAGGTGGTCATTGAATTTTGCAATAAAAGAGATTGCAGTGCGGAGTGCATCATTGCAGAGGATCAATGTGAATTTCGTAAGACTAGTTTCCCTGAGCTGTGACGGTCGTGTTGCCTGCCAGGAGTTAAGGACATCTGGAGGCGGACTTTGAGCAAGAGGCGGGGAATGCAGTTGTCGTGGTTCACATAAGAACCAGCAACGCAAGTGGAACTAGAAATGATGTTCTGTCGAGAGCGTTTGAAGATTAAAATGCAGAACATCAACGGTAatcatctctggattgttacctcCGACACATGCCAGTTGGCATAGATTAGAGAATTGAGCTGGTGGCTCGGATAATGGTGtgggaagccatgatgtggaggtgccggcgttggacggggagggcacagtatgaagtcttacaacaccaggttaaagtccaacaggtttgtttggaatcgctagctttcggagcgcagctccttcctcgggtgactcacccgatgaaggaggtGTGGGAAGAGAAGGGTTTTGATTCATGGGACACTCTCTCTAGTAGTCTGGAAAGAGAATCCGTTCCGTCAGGGTGGGCTCCTCTCGAACCCGACTGAGGCCAGTGTCCTGGCAAATCGTACAGCCAGGGCTTTAAACTAACGGAGCGGGAGGAGGGTTCGGGTAAAGGAAGATTTGGAAATCAAAGTGAAAAGACGAGGCAGCAATAGGGAAGTGGAATGGGAAGGAACCAAAGGTTTAACTGTCGTTCTCCATCAGTTCCAATAACACTCAaaactcaacactatccagggtgcttgactggcaccccatccaccattgtaaacattcgctccctccatcaccgaagcacagtggcagcgtgcgtaccatctataagatgcactgcagaaactcactgaGGCTCCTTTGAAAGCACTGTCCAAACCTGTGACATCTACCACCGAGAAGGCCAAGGGTAACATACATGGCAACACCACCACAGggaagttcccctccgagtcacaccACACTGACTTTGAAATATGTCGCCGTTTGCTTTAAGCGGTGAGTAAGGTCCATGCAGAGAATAGTAATAAAAGAATAAAATTAAAGGCTCTTTTTATTTGAATGTGAAGCATCTACTAGCTGTGATAGCTAAACTAGGGGCACAGAGATCAAATTgttattacagagacatggttacatgATGACCAAGGTTGGAAAATAAATATTCCAGAGTACACAATGGTGGACATGGCAACATCTTGAATGTACAAaatagcaagagtaggccattcggcccctcgagactACTCcgttattcaataagatcatggctgatctgtgtgtGTTTCAAACTCCACGTTCCCATCtagcccccctcctctccaccctgcCAATTGGGCGAGGGAATCGATCTACCtccacctcaaagttattcaatgaCCCTTGCTTCCTGAAGCAGTGAGCTCCAAAGTCGCATAAGCGCCAGAGGAACTGTCCCAAAAGGACGACCCTTAATTTTAGTACATTGCCCCTGAGTTGTGGACTCCCCTACACCAACTTTGTCAAGAACGTTCAGGATCTTataaacttcaatcaagtcacccatcACTTTAAACTCCAGTGTAACCGAGCCAAAtttgtccaacctttccttataagataacctgctcattccaggtatcaatgagTTAACCTGTGAACTGCCTCCAACACGTTTCTATCCTTCCTTCATTTAAGGAAGCCAAAACTGCCCTCAGTATTTGGGAtgctgtctcaccaatgccctgcgtAACCGAAGCATGAAATCCTTACTGTTCGGCTCAATTCCTCTTGTAATCGAGGATTACattctgttgggcagcacggt
This window of the Scyliorhinus torazame isolate Kashiwa2021f chromosome 14, sScyTor2.1, whole genome shotgun sequence genome carries:
- the tcf19l gene encoding transcription factor 19; translation: MLSEVQPCLQLLRIGPGPQASPPAPARDLYTFLPAGQRCTFRLGRRPDLTDLCLSSGGGRAEELISRVHAELQAERAPAGEWRVHIVDRSTNGTFVNDVRIPKGQRAELTDGDTVTFGHPDAVNIREGSLATQQDSEFYFLFQKVRVRPADFDAITIPKVRRQCGFRPVCSTDKCASPQRARIRSLTKVPATSRATLILNSIGSISKLRSQLFMLHSGSSGERSQCGDPGGVLGKFQHFSLGACHRGSDAGVTTPAPKRPCDRPVTKHRRKTVHTVLPDLELEEELQRFSVEVQQSATSRRHCKSESDLDPDLYRHLTLGLRALSPEQKPALKKHKVEQEGHVLRDSIENPHITPTGKKRGRPRKHPLGAIPLGPEVMCKVFTHTLCAAEQCAAERCRIPQEDTVEWVQCDDCDAWYHVACVGCNYSAMKEASAEFHCGCT